GTTGGTCCTCGGCTTTAAAGCATGGCTCAGCAAGCATCGTGGGGCATCCGATGCGACCATAAGGCTCTACGCGCGCGATGCAGTCAGCATTATGGCAGCACTTGGAACGGACCCGACGCGTTGGAGCCCCACCGATATCCGCGGCTACTTCACGAAGCGCGCGAGCACATGCGGGCGCGGCACCATCGAGAAGATGACCACGAGCCTGCGGGCATTCTTGCGCTACCTCGCCGTTAAAGGGCACTGCCAGGCCGATCTCGACAATGCCGTTCCGGCCTACGCCCATTGGCAGCTTGCCGAGATGCCGCGATATCTCTCGGGCGAACAGGTCAGCCGGTTGATTGCTGCTTGCGATGGTGATGCCGGCGCGTGTCGGCGGGATCGCGCCATCGTATTGCTGTTGGCTCGCCTCGGCCTGCGGGCCGGCGACGTGGCACAGCTCCGTCTCATCGATATCGAGTGGCAGGCGGGTTCGCTTCGGGTCACGGGCAAGTCGCGCTATGAGGTTCGCTTGCCGCTGCCCCAGGACGTCGGGGATGCGATCGCTGCCTATCTCGAATGTCGACCGTCGTGCTGTCGAAGCGATCGCGTGTTCCTGAGTACGATCGCGCCCAGCCGCCCGTTCCGGAACGGCGACGGCGTCTCCTCGGTGGTCAGGCGCATTATGAAGCGCGCTGGCGTCGTGACGCCCGTCAAGGGTGCGCACGCCCTGCGGCACACCGCGGCGACCGAGATGCTGCGCCATGGCGTACCGCTCGACAAGATCGGCCTAGTCCTCCGGCATCGTGGCATTGACACGACGGCCCACTACGCCAAAGCCGATGTCACTCTTCTGAAGCAGGTGGCGCAGCCTTGGCCGGAGGCACTCTGATGTTAAACACCATCGAGACCTATCTCGCACTGCGCCGTGCCACGGGCTTTGCGATGTCGAATGCCGAGTACCTGCTCAAGAGCTTCGCCGCCTTCGCGGTCGAGCGCGGGCACGCGTATGTCCAAACGCAAACAGCCATCGATTGGGCCGCGCTCGGACCGTCCGTTGCGCAACGCGATGCTCGACTGAAGGCCGTCTGCCGCTTCGCACGCCATATCCGCGTCGAAGATGTCCGGCACGAGTTGCCCCCGGCCAATCACTTCGGTGCCCGCAAAAGGCGTCGACCGCCGCACATCTACTCGGGCACGGAGATCGGTCGCCTGATCGAAGCCGCCGGCCGGCTTCGACCTCAAGGAGGCCTGCGCTCGCTGACGTATGCGACCTTGATCGCCCTGCTCGCGGCCACCGGGCTGCGCATCTCCGAAGCACTCAAGCTCACGTTCGCGGACATAACGAGCGACGGCCTGTTGATCCGCGAGACCAAGTTCCGCAAGACCCGTCTCGTGCCGTTGCACGATACGGCGGCGGCGGGCTTGCAACGCTACCTGAAGCGCCGCGGACCTGGCTCGGGAGATGATCCCGTGTTCGCCGACACGCGTGGCCGGTCACTGCGCTACATCGCAGTCAAAGAGACCTTCGACGGGCTGGTCTGCAAAGTTGGCATCCGGCCAACGTCGGCGCGGCGCCCTCGGCTGCATGATCTGCGGCACACGTTCGCGGTGCGGGCGCTACAAGGCAGTCCAACGGGCCGAAACCGATGCGGTGCGCATGTGGTCGCGCTCGCTACGTACATGGGTCACGTCAACATCTACACCACCTACTGGTACCTGGAGGCTACCGCCGACCTCGTTCGCGACATCGCCGTGGCGGGAGAGGCGTTCATGTCAGAGGGGAGGCTACCATGACACCGATCACTCCCCTCATCGAAGCGTTCCTGCGCGAAACACTCGTCCGTCAGCGGGGCGCCAGCCGACACACGTGCGATTCCTATGCCCAGAGCTTCCAACTCCTGTTCGAGTTCGCCGCTGCGAGGCTCAAGAGTAAACCATCCAAGCTGATGCTGGAGCAGATCGACTCCGGTTTGGTCAGCGCCTTCCTCGAGCATCTCGAGGATAAGCGCAAGAACGCCGCCGTGACGCGAAACGTTCGTTTGGCGGCTATTAAGTCGTTCTTCCGCTTCCTCGAATACCGGCAACCGGCAGCCCTCGATCAAGTCCGCCGCGTGCTGGCGATTCCGTTCAAGAAGACGGACACACGTCTCGTTCCCTATCTACTGCGCGAGGAGCTGCAAGCGCTGCTCGACGCCCCGGACCCGACAACGCGCGACGGCATCCGCGACCGAGCCATGCTGCATATGGCCGTGTGTGCAGGATTGCGCGTCTCCGAACTGACGGGTCTGAAGATCGACGATATCGACATGTCGTCGATGAGCATACGCGTCGTCGGCAAGGGGCGGCGGGAACGAGCGCTGCCGCTGTGGAAGCCGGCAGCCACGGCACTGCGCGCCTGGCTCGCCATTCGCGGAAAGGTCGCGACACCCGAAGTGTTCGTCAGCGCGCGTGGTGAACCTTTGAGCCGATGGGGCTTCGCCTATTTGCTCAAGCAGCACGCCGCGGTTGCTGCTCGCCAGCAGCAAGGCCTCGCCAAGAAGCGCGTCTCGCCTCATGTGCTCAGGCACACCTGCGCGATGATCATCCTGCAGGCGACGCAAGACATCCGGAAAGTATCGCTGTGGCTGGGCCATGCCACGCTGACGACCACAGAGGTCTACACACGCGGCGATCCAACCGAAAAGCTCGAGGCCATGGAAGAGATCGTGCCACCGCATCTGCGGCGCGGCACCTTCCAGCCGACCGACAAGCTGATAGCACTGCTAAAGAGCACTTCGTAATGGTGAGCCGGGCTGGCGGCGAAATGCGTGAAAGAGCAGTCAGGTCGCCGCCAGCTCCCCATTACTGGATCTGCCCATAAGGCAGGTAATGGGAAATGCCCATTACCTGCCGCAATCGGCACTGCCCAAAGTGCCAGGGCGCGGCGGCACGGACATGGCTTGCCGAACGCGAGGCCGATCTGCTTCCGGTCGGCTACTTCCACGTCGTATTCACCCTGCCGGCCGAGGTCGCCGACATAGCGTTCCAGAACAAGGCGCTCGTCTACGACCTGCTGTTCAAGGCGGCGTCGGAGACGATGCTGACCATCGCGGCCGATCGCAAGCATCTCGGCGCGCGCATCGGCATCACCGCCGTGCTCCACACCTGGGGATCGGCGATGACGCACCATCCGCATGTGCACATGATCGTTCCGCGCGGCGGCATCGCGCCGGACGGGAGCCGTTGGATCTCGTCGCGCCCGGCCTTCCTGCTTCCCGTACGCGTACTCGGCAAACTGTTCCGACGACTGTTCCTCACCCGGCTGGTCGCTCTGCACGACGCCGAGCGGCTCTGCTTCTTTGGCGCACTTGCTCATCTCGCCGAGCGGCAGGCATTCTTGCGGCATCTATCGCCGGTCCGAAAGAAACGCTGGGTGGTCTATGCGAAGGCGCCGTTCGCGGGTCCTGAGGCCGTTCTTGCCTATCTGTCGCGCTATACCCACCGGGTCGCAATCTCGAGCCGCCGCCTGATCACCTTCGACGAAACTGGCGTCACCTTCCGCTATAAGGACTACCGCCGCCACGGCTGCGACCGGCAGCAGATCATGACGCTCGCGGTCGATGAGTTCATCCGCCGCTTCCTGCTCCATGTCTTGCCGCGCGGCTTCCACCGCATCCGGCATTACGGCCTCCTCGCCGGCTCAGCCCGCAAGACCAGCCTCGCGCTCGCGCGCGAACTCCTGCACGTCGCCGCACCGGTCGATGACGGCACACCAGGCGAACCGGATGACTTCCGCCCGCCATGCCCCTGCTGCGGCGGACGAATGATCGTCATCGAGGTGTTTGAACGCTGGAGGCAGCCGCGCGGGCCGCCGGCTGCGCCGGCGACGAACCGGGAGACGGCTTCATGACCCGGCATGGCATGGTCAAGACTTCAGCCGCAGGCATCACGCCTCCGGCAACCGACCCACATGCGTCCGTGGTGATCATCGCCGCCGACAGGGTTGCGGCGAGCCGGGTGCCGGGCCGGCAAAGCCGCGCGGATGCGCAACGAAGCGGCCTATCCGCAGCCATCGCTCCACTCTCTGGCTGCTGGCTCGCCACCGCACACATCAGCCGTAGATCAAAATCTCCATAGCCTCCGCCTGTGGTCCGCGGGTTCCTTCCTCGGGGACTTTCGTACGCCTGCCGGCGCCCGAAACTCTTCACGAAAGCCGTCGGTCGGCTTCCGGGCTCCGATATTCGAAAGCAGACCTTGAGCCTGGCTGGCGCGTGATCTGACGCGAAGTGAACGTTCGGTCGCCCTCGGCCGAACGCACGCGCCGACGACCCCTTCGTAAGTCCGAAATCCTTGGTTTCAGTCCCATCCTTTCAGCTATAAGGTGGGAGACATCGCCCAAAGGGGATTCAAGGCCAATGCCCCCAGAGAAGAAGGACCGTTCGTCTGTTGCGCTGGAACAGCGCGACAAAAGCGCCGACCAGCGCATGTTCTCACCTTCCGTTGCGCGAAATTCCGCGCCGATCCTCGCGGTCCTAAAACGTGTCCTTCCAACACGTGGCGCCGTGCTGGAGATTGGATGCGGGACCGGCGAGCACGCCGTGTGTTTTGCGGGAGCAATGCCCAACCTCACCTGGCAGCCGAGCGATCCGGATGCCGACGCCCGCACCAGCACGTCTAGCTGGATCAAATTCGCAGGGCTGAAGAATGTGCTGGCACCGCGGGATATTGATGTGTGCTCAGGACAATGGGGCGTCGAACAAACGGGGCATTTTGACGCCATCGTGTCGATCAATATGATCCATATCGCGCCATGGGCGGCAAGCCTAGGATTGTTCGCAGGAGCTGGCCGGTTGCTTCACGCTGGTGGGCTTCTTCTTCTCTACGGCCCATTTATGCGCGACGGGGCACACAACGCCCCCTCGAACGCTGCTTTCGACGCGGCTCTAAAGGAGCGCAACCCATCCTGGGGTGTACGTGATATCGCTGATCTTGAACAAGTGGGTGAGGCCGCTGGACTTAATCTCCGCGAGACGATCGAGATGCCTACCAACAATATGTTGCTGGTCTTCTCCAGCGGTAGTGCCTGAACGACAAGCGGGCGCGAAAGAGACGTGGGCCTGTAGCAGCATTCGGGCCCTTTGCTGCCGTTCGAGGCCGATCCGAGGAACGTGCGGTATGTGCTAGAATGCGGCCGAAGGCGGAACGCGACAGACGCACTGCGAGGGGCGGTGTGATCGAACCGGAATTCGCGCGACCGAGTGCCAACGTTGTGCTCTTGGAAGGGGAGACGAGGACGATGCCGACACCAGAGCGACCCAGTCTAATAGTTCGACAGAAATCCCCACAGAACATCGAGTTTCCGTTTGCGTCGCTCTCCGATTGGCTGATCCCAACCGAGCTGTTCTTCGTGCGAAACCATTTCCCGTCGCCGGACCTCGATGCGCGAGACTGGAGATTGCGCGTTGGCGGGGCGGTGGAGCGGCCGATCGAACTTGACCTCGACAGCATCGAGGCGATGCGGAGCACGACATTCACCGCCGTCGTCGAGTGCGCAGGGAACGGGCGCGTCTACTATGTGCCGCCGAAGGAGGGGTTGCAGTGGCAGAACGGAGCCGTCGGCAACGCCGCGTGGACAGGTGTTCTTCTACGCGAGATTTTGGAAATGGCGGGCGTTAAGCGAACCGCACGTGAGGTTCTGCTCGTAGGTGCCGACAGCGGCGTCGTCGACACGAACAAGAAAACGGCTTCTCCCGGCTCCATCTCTTTTGCGCGCAGTTTACCGCTTGAGAAGGCCATCGCTGACAGCACGATCCTTGCCTATTCGATGAACGAGGAGCCGTTGACGCGCGATCACGGCTACCCGCTACGCGCGGTGGTGGGTGGCTGGTTCGGCATGGCTTGGGTCAAGTGGATCACGCATATCACGGTTGTGGAGCAACCGTTCCTTGGGTACTGGCAGGCGCGCGACTATTTCCGTTGGGAGCGCAGCCTCGGGGAGCCCAGGCTGGTCCCCCTTGCGGAGATGGAGGTCAAAGCGCAGATCGCGCGTCCCGTGCAGGGGGCGCGTCTCATCGCCGGCCAACCGTACCGGATTTTCGGAGCCGCCTGGAGCGGAGAGGCCGTTATCCGGCAGGTGCAGGTCTGCACCGGAGATGGCAGGGGCTGGCGCGAGGGAAGGCTCCTCGAAACAGAACGTCCCTTTGCATGGCGCTTGTGGGAGTACATGTGGACCCCTGAAAAAGTGGGGCGATATACACTGCGATGTCGCGCGACCGATGCGGCGGGGTGCGTGCAGCCCGACCTCCCGCGTTCCGACTGCGAGAGCTACGCGGCCAATTGGATCGTTCCGGTGGAGGTTACGGTCGTTCCGGAGCCGCAGACGTACGAGGAGGAATTCGTGATCTAATCACCCGCATGGGGCGGAATGGCGGCTTTTGGCGCACTGCGACCCGCGTTGTCACTGCGTCATGTCCGCTTTGCAGCAACAGCTACCTGTGGCTCGATGACCATTATGGGGGCGCGTTCCCGCCGGACATTCACCCTTAATCCAAATGTGCCGAATGCTCACCTTGATCAGTTGAGCTCGCTGGCTGATCACATCCAGGTAGAGTGTCTTCTCACCGTATTGAAGGCCGTGATAAATGGGCCTATGGGCATCAAGAACTATCTAATCGAAGGCGGCTCGGGTACTGGAAAGACGTCTGTCGCTACCGAACTGGAGCGGCGGGGCTACCATGTCGTCCATGGTGACCGCGTTTTGGCCTATGTCTGCGACCCCGAGACAGGCCAGGCGCTCGCGGGACCACCCGAAGGGGCAGACCACATCGCTTGGGGATACGCTCACTGGATCTGGCCTGTCGACAAGGTCCGAGCTATAGCTGCCGACACCACCCATGCTGCCACGTTCTTTTGTGGCGGTTCGCGCAATTTCCACAAATTCCTGGACCTGTTCGATAAGATTTTCGTGCTCGACATCGACGTTGAGACGTTGAACCGACGACTGGATGGGCGGCCGAATGAGCCGGGCTTCGAGCCGGCCGAGCGGGCTCTGGTGCTCCGCTACCATCGTAGCCGGGAGTATCTTCCTGCCGGCAATAATATCGACACGGCGAATACCGTCCCAGGCGTCGTCGACGATATCCTGGCTCAACTTACCTGAGGCCCGGCAGGTTTGTGATCGGGAGGGAAGCAACCGATTATTGCGAGAAAGACGCTGGCTGCCGTACGGCTCGCTGGCGGCGTTGTCGGTTTCATAGTCGACCGGCCGTTCTAAGAATGACAAACCGGGCGTCCTAACGGCCGTCTTGAGGGCGCGAAGCTGCCGAAGCACTTCTGCAGCTGTCGGCCCGTGCCAGACGATTTTTGCCGCCGCCGCAGCGCATGCCTTCGGATGACCGGTCTATGGCATGGAATATTAGAGACGCTTGCGCTTCCTGCGCGACCAGGCTATACACTGAACTGAATGGTTCAGTATTTAGGTTCTCCCCTCGATCTCTCGTTTGCGGCGCTGTCCGATGTGACCCGCCGCGGGATCATCGATCAGCTTGGGCGAGGGGACGCGTCGATCACCAGTCTCGCGGATAAGTTCCAGATGACGCTGACCGGCATGAAGAAGCACGTCCAGGTTCTCGAGCGGGCGGGGCTCGTCATCACGCAGAAGGTTGGACGGGTGAGAACCTGCAAGCTTGGGAAACGCGGCCTCAAGGCGGAGGCCGAGTGGATCGAGGCGCATCGCAAGCTCTTCGAGGCCCGCTTCGAAGCATTGGACGAAATCATCAACGAAATGAAACAGGAGGGAAGCGATGACTGAGCAAGTTAACAGTGCAGGTGGCGCGCGGAACCGCACGTCAGTCGAGCGCAGAGGGGATCGCGAACTCTTGGTAACGCGGACATTCGATGCGCCGCCGAGCACGGTTTACAGGGCGTGGAGCCAGCCCGAGCTGTTCCAGCGCTGGTGGGTGCCAAAATCTGCATCCGGCATTTTGCTCGTATCGTGCGAAATGGACGTCTGTACCGGCGGCAAATATCGGCTGGAATTCGGCGCCGGCGGTTCGGACACCATGGCCTTCTATGGCAAGTATCTCGAGGTGGTGCCGAACGAGCGCATCGTCTGGACCAACGACGAGGGCGAAGAGGGCGCGATCACGACCGTGACCTTCGAGGATCAAGGCGGGAGCACGCTCCTGATTTTCCACGAAGTCTATCCGTCCAAGGAGGCGCTTGAGGAAGCACTACAGGGCTCAGCGGCCGCATTGCCGGAGCAGTTGGTGCAGCTCGACGAATTGCTTTCCAGTATAGGCGAGTAGCGCGGGTCGGGAAACTTGCACCGAGGGAACGTCTGCTCTCGGGTGACTCCACCCGGCCCTTCTGGCCGGAGCGAAGGCGCGAAGCTGCCGAATACTGATTGCCCAATGAAAGTCCGCCATGACCGTAGCGGAATTTGCTAAAATTGACTGGACCTCGACGAGCAGACCAACCTCACGACAGCGCGAAGATCCTGACCTCCCTGCCGATGCCCTGAAGTTCCGCCATCCGGGAGGCGGAGGTAATGCCGCTGTCGCGCAGGATCTCCGAAACTTGGGCATCCCCGACAATCGCCTCCGTCGTCATGATCACATTGGGATCGGCGAGGCTCTGAACCCGGGAGGCGATGTTGACGGTCTGGCCGAAGTAGTCCTGCCGGTCGTTCAGGTTGACTGCAAGGCATGGTCCTTCATGGATGCCGATCTTCAGGAGAAGATCGTCGCTGCCGTGTTCGGCATTTAAACGAAGCATCGCCTCCCGCATCCGCAGCGCGGCCGCTACGGCGCGGTCCGGGCTCGGAAAGGTCGCCATCACGGCATCGCCAATGGTTTTGACCACCGCTCCGGCCTCTGTTGCGACGATCTCATGAAGAACTCTGAAATGCGCTCGCACCAGATCGAAAGCGGCAAGATCTCCGACGCGCTCGTAAAGCGCCGTCGAGCCTCTCAGGTCGGTGAAGAGGAAAGTCAGGCTGGTGATTTTGAGGCGCTGGTCGACATCGAGCGTGTCGGTCCGATAGATGTCGCGGAAACTCTGGTTCGTCAGCAGACGTTTGGCTGTCAGAAAAGCGCGCCTGCTACCCAGCAGATCGTGCAGGTCATCTCCAGCGATGCAAACGTTCGGCACTACTCTGCTATCGGTGTGGTTTTCGAGGGTCAGCCGCAGCAAGCCGGGACGCAGCGTGACCGTTTCGTTCAGTGCATGCCCCCGACTGATGACCATCGACAGGTTTTGACGTTCGTCTGTGGGCTCACCCTTCACGTCGATGAACTGCGCCGAGTGCGTTACCGCATCGAAGATGATGACGAATTGCGCCGGCAGTTGCAGTGAGACGAAGGCCTTCTCGCCCGGAGCCAACTCGATCATTTCCAACATGATGCGGGCGAACTTCGCTTCCAGATCCTCCGGCAAGTCGACGCCGGAGCTGAAGAAGATTTGGCGGTAGTATTCAAGCGGAGGCAGCCGATCGGGGTCGTGGGCAGCGATCCTGCGAACGCGCGGGCTGACTGTGAATGTTACCTCGACCATCTCGTCGAGGGTGGGTTCGTATCCGGCGGCGCAGAGCGCACAATGGTACGTCTCATGCACGACCCCTTTGAGAGTTGCGCCACTGTCAAGAACACCGCCGCATCCCGGGCAAAGGACATTCCAGGTCATCTCGAACGCGCCTATGCGGGCTGCATGCAGAAGCGCTGCGATCGTTTTCTCTTCATCGAGATGATGCGTCTTGGCGAAGGCGAGCGCATTGATGCGATTGAGATCGCGATCAGAGCCATGCGTGACGACGTTTTCGATGCACTCGACCGTCTGCGGGTCAGCCGCCTGTCGCAGTGTGGCAAAAAGCACGTCCATTTCACTCATGAGACAAGTCTCCGTGTGCATAACCCACGGCGGACGACGCCAGGACCGGGATCATAACACGGGAGTTTCCCAATAGAAATCTATAGGCTTAAATGCGGCTTGCTTCGCAAGCGGAAGGGGTTTCAGCGCCCCTTATAGATCCGCTTCAGCGCGGCCAGCAGCGCATCCATTTCGTCCGGCGAAAACAACTCGATGAAGCGCTGTTCATGCATGGTGATCAGCTCGCGCGCCCGCGCGAGCATGGCATGTCCCGCCTCTGTCAGATGCAGTTCCTGGCGCCGGCGATCTGCCGCGGAAGGACGGCGCTCGATGAAGTCGCGGGCCGCCAGCCGGTTGACAAGGGCCATCATGGTCGCGCGGTCGGTGCCGAGCGTATTGGCAAGGTCGATCTGCGATACGCCGGGATTGCCCGCGACAAGTTCCATCACTGCGAGTTGCTTCTGCGTCAGCCGAAGCTCCTCCATGGTTTCAGCGAAGTCGCGATAGATCGCGACATGCGCCATGCGCAGATGAAAGCCCATGAGATTGCCGAGCCGACCGACGTCGAGCGGCGGCGTAAAGGAGGCCTCCTCGGCTTCGACATCCTCCGGCGGTGGTTTTGTGCCCATCGTTCACTCTCGCTTCATTCGGGGTCATAACCATCAAAAACAGCGGGTTAGTCAATATCCCTGTTGGCGGCAGCAGGGATATTTTCCCGCGGTCCTCCGAAGGTTCGGATTTGCCGAAAACAGCCCCTTGCATCTTGTCCAAAAAAGATATTAGTATGTGTTGCATACAAATATGATGCTTGCGGCGGAGGAGCGGCGGGCATGGGAGGAGAAAGTGGTGCATTCCTTTTCCGGGATGGCTTCTTCGGCGGATTGCGGACTGGTGAAGGATGATCCGATCCTCTACCGCGCTCGCGTCGCGCCGGATCGTCGGGCTCTGTTCGAGATCGCCACCGGCCGGCAGCTGACCTATGCCGAACTCGATGTGCGGATCGCCCATTGCGCCGGTTTCCTCCGCGATATGCTGGGGACGCAGCGGGACGGCGCGCGTGTCGCCATGCTGGGGCGCAATTCGATGGATTCGCTCGTGCTTGCCTTTGCCTGCCAGCGCGCCGGTGCCATCTACGTGCCGCTTAA
The Rhizobium leguminosarum DNA segment above includes these coding regions:
- a CDS encoding adenylate/guanylate cyclase domain-containing protein is translated as MSEMDVLFATLRQAADPQTVECIENVVTHGSDRDLNRINALAFAKTHHLDEEKTIAALLHAARIGAFEMTWNVLCPGCGGVLDSGATLKGVVHETYHCALCAAGYEPTLDEMVEVTFTVSPRVRRIAAHDPDRLPPLEYYRQIFFSSGVDLPEDLEAKFARIMLEMIELAPGEKAFVSLQLPAQFVIIFDAVTHSAQFIDVKGEPTDERQNLSMVISRGHALNETVTLRPGLLRLTLENHTDSRVVPNVCIAGDDLHDLLGSRRAFLTAKRLLTNQSFRDIYRTDTLDVDQRLKITSLTFLFTDLRGSTALYERVGDLAAFDLVRAHFRVLHEIVATEAGAVVKTIGDAVMATFPSPDRAVAAALRMREAMLRLNAEHGSDDLLLKIGIHEGPCLAVNLNDRQDYFGQTVNIASRVQSLADPNVIMTTEAIVGDAQVSEILRDSGITSASRMAELQGIGREVRIFALS
- a CDS encoding tyrosine-type recombinase/integrase, with translation MLETYFSASRMLEHLRSGPCRPYLDGFAAALERQGYGPETAVRYLRAAAHVSHVMAERDASVSDIDLAAFEQHLRTCRCPRAKGGRRNHHTIYGARLFRRHLEEIGVCERAVAAIRPAEPQLVLGFKAWLSKHRGASDATIRLYARDAVSIMAALGTDPTRWSPTDIRGYFTKRASTCGRGTIEKMTTSLRAFLRYLAVKGHCQADLDNAVPAYAHWQLAEMPRYLSGEQVSRLIAACDGDAGACRRDRAIVLLLARLGLRAGDVAQLRLIDIEWQAGSLRVTGKSRYEVRLPLPQDVGDAIAAYLECRPSCCRSDRVFLSTIAPSRPFRNGDGVSSVVRRIMKRAGVVTPVKGAHALRHTAATEMLRHGVPLDKIGLVLRHRGIDTTAHYAKADVTLLKQVAQPWPEAL
- a CDS encoding tyrosine-type recombinase/integrase — its product is MTPITPLIEAFLRETLVRQRGASRHTCDSYAQSFQLLFEFAAARLKSKPSKLMLEQIDSGLVSAFLEHLEDKRKNAAVTRNVRLAAIKSFFRFLEYRQPAALDQVRRVLAIPFKKTDTRLVPYLLREELQALLDAPDPTTRDGIRDRAMLHMAVCAGLRVSELTGLKIDDIDMSSMSIRVVGKGRRERALPLWKPAATALRAWLAIRGKVATPEVFVSARGEPLSRWGFAYLLKQHAAVAARQQQGLAKKRVSPHVLRHTCAMIILQATQDIRKVSLWLGHATLTTTEVYTRGDPTEKLEAMEEIVPPHLRRGTFQPTDKLIALLKSTS
- a CDS encoding tyrosine-type recombinase/integrase codes for the protein MLNTIETYLALRRATGFAMSNAEYLLKSFAAFAVERGHAYVQTQTAIDWAALGPSVAQRDARLKAVCRFARHIRVEDVRHELPPANHFGARKRRRPPHIYSGTEIGRLIEAAGRLRPQGGLRSLTYATLIALLAATGLRISEALKLTFADITSDGLLIRETKFRKTRLVPLHDTAAAGLQRYLKRRGPGSGDDPVFADTRGRSLRYIAVKETFDGLVCKVGIRPTSARRPRLHDLRHTFAVRALQGSPTGRNRCGAHVVALATYMGHVNIYTTYWYLEATADLVRDIAVAGEAFMSEGRLP
- a CDS encoding ArsR/SmtB family transcription factor, with protein sequence MVQYLGSPLDLSFAALSDVTRRGIIDQLGRGDASITSLADKFQMTLTGMKKHVQVLERAGLVITQKVGRVRTCKLGKRGLKAEAEWIEAHRKLFEARFEALDEIINEMKQEGSDD
- a CDS encoding sulfite oxidase, with translation MPTPERPSLIVRQKSPQNIEFPFASLSDWLIPTELFFVRNHFPSPDLDARDWRLRVGGAVERPIELDLDSIEAMRSTTFTAVVECAGNGRVYYVPPKEGLQWQNGAVGNAAWTGVLLREILEMAGVKRTAREVLLVGADSGVVDTNKKTASPGSISFARSLPLEKAIADSTILAYSMNEEPLTRDHGYPLRAVVGGWFGMAWVKWITHITVVEQPFLGYWQARDYFRWERSLGEPRLVPLAEMEVKAQIARPVQGARLIAGQPYRIFGAAWSGEAVIRQVQVCTGDGRGWREGRLLETERPFAWRLWEYMWTPEKVGRYTLRCRATDAAGCVQPDLPRSDCESYAANWIVPVEVTVVPEPQTYEEEFVI
- a CDS encoding MarR family winged helix-turn-helix transcriptional regulator — translated: MGTKPPPEDVEAEEASFTPPLDVGRLGNLMGFHLRMAHVAIYRDFAETMEELRLTQKQLAVMELVAGNPGVSQIDLANTLGTDRATMMALVNRLAARDFIERRPSAADRRRQELHLTEAGHAMLARARELITMHEQRFIELFSPDEMDALLAALKRIYKGR
- a CDS encoding DUF938 domain-containing protein; translated protein: MPPEKKDRSSVALEQRDKSADQRMFSPSVARNSAPILAVLKRVLPTRGAVLEIGCGTGEHAVCFAGAMPNLTWQPSDPDADARTSTSSWIKFAGLKNVLAPRDIDVCSGQWGVEQTGHFDAIVSINMIHIAPWAASLGLFAGAGRLLHAGGLLLLYGPFMRDGAHNAPSNAAFDAALKERNPSWGVRDIADLEQVGEAAGLNLRETIEMPTNNMLLVFSSGSA
- a CDS encoding SRPBCC family protein; protein product: MTEQVNSAGGARNRTSVERRGDRELLVTRTFDAPPSTVYRAWSQPELFQRWWVPKSASGILLVSCEMDVCTGGKYRLEFGAGGSDTMAFYGKYLEVVPNERIVWTNDEGEEGAITTVTFEDQGGSTLLIFHEVYPSKEALEEALQGSAAALPEQLVQLDELLSSIGE
- a CDS encoding nucleoside kinase encodes the protein MGIKNYLIEGGSGTGKTSVATELERRGYHVVHGDRVLAYVCDPETGQALAGPPEGADHIAWGYAHWIWPVDKVRAIAADTTHAATFFCGGSRNFHKFLDLFDKIFVLDIDVETLNRRLDGRPNEPGFEPAERALVLRYHRSREYLPAGNNIDTANTVPGVVDDILAQLT